A part of Corvus cornix cornix isolate S_Up_H32 chromosome Z, ASM73873v5, whole genome shotgun sequence genomic DNA contains:
- the MLANA gene encoding melanoma antigen recognized by T-cells 1, which produces MPRRYNHLDGNNFKGKGHAYFAAEEALGIGLFILVLAILLAFGCWYYKRRSGYKSLRSKNTSMSTIRKVVGEEAILDCKMALQDYRDFNSVVPDAPPAYDKIAADQSPPPYSP; this is translated from the exons ATGCCCAGAAGATATAACCACCTGGATGGCAACAATTTCAAAGGGAAAGGACACGCCTATTTTGCAGCAGAAGA AGCTCTGGGTATTGGACTTTTCATTTTGGTGCTGGCAATTTTACTTGCCTTTGGCTGCTGGTATTACAAAAGACGTAGTGGCTACAAAAGTCTGCGG AGCAAAAACACTAGTATGAGCACAATACGAAAGGTGGTAGGTGAGGAAGCAATACTGGACTGCAAAATGGCTCTGCAGGACTACAGAGACTTTAATTCTGTG GTACCTGATGCTCCACCAGCTTATGACAAAATTGCTGCAGATCAGTCACCACCACCTTATTCACCATGA